The genomic stretch ACGTCCGCGCGCGGCGCGACGCGGGCGGCTGGACGCTCGACAAGGCCTGGCGGAAGGCCGCCAAGTGGGGGGTCTACGTGGTCGTCTCTGCGTTCCTCGCCCACACCTTCACCGCGTACGTCGTCGGGTGGGAGCGGCTGATCGGGTGGATGACCGGCCCGCCGACCGAGCACTGGCCCTACTTCGTGATGGCGACGCTCACGACCGGGCTCGTGCTGTTCGACTTCGGCATCTTCCGCGAGCAGATGTGCACCATCACCTGCCCGTACGCTCGCTTCCAGTCGGTGCTGCTGGACCCGGACTCGCTGATCGTGTCCTACGACCCGGCGCGCGGGGAGCCTCGGGCGAAGCGGGGCAAGAAGGCGCTCGCGGCGGAGGCGACGGGCGAGGCGCCCCCCCTGGGCGACTGCATCGACTGCGCCGCCTGTGTGCGGACGTGCCCGACGGGCATCGACATCCGCGACGGGCTCCAGATGGAGTGCATCGCCTGCACGCAGTGCATCGACGCCTGCGACGCCATCATGGACCGGCTGGACCTGCGCCGCGGGCTGATCCGCTACACGTCCGAGCGCGCGCTGGAGGGCGCCCCGACGCGCGTCGTCCGCGGGCGGACGGTGGCGTACGGGCTGCTGCTGCTGGCCGTCGGGACCGTGTTCACGATCGCGCTGGCCACGCGCCAGCCGTACGACATCGACCTCGGGCGGGCGGTGGGCGACCCCTTCGTGGAGCTGGCCGACGGGACGGTCGCCAACCGCTTCCGGCTGCGGGTCCGCAACCAGACCGCGACCGACGGCAGCGTGCGGCTGGACCTGCTGGCGCCCGAGGGCGGAACGCTCCGCGTGGGGGCCGTCCAACCGGTGCCGGTGGCGTCACGCGCGATGGCGCGCGTAGAGGGCTTCCTCGTCGTCCCCGAGGCGGCGTTCGGGGGCGACGCGCAGACCCCGGCGGTCGTCCGCCTGACGTTCGCCGACGGGAGCACGCGCGACGTGCCGTTCACGCTGCTCGGCCCCAGCCGCTGACCGCGCCGGCCCTGTGGGGCCGCCCCCTACACGGGCTGACGGGGCGGCCCGGCCCGGGGCGACGGGACCGGCGGGCGAGCCCCGCCCCGCGGCTGGGCGATCCTGCGTCGCACCTCGCCTCCTGGCCGGTGCCCCTCTCTCTATGACGCCGCCTCCCTCCGATCGCCGCCCCCCGCTCGTGCCGCCGCACATCGCGTGGCCCGCGTTCGTCATCCTGTTGCTGGTCATCAGCGTCGTGGCTGCCGTGGGCACCCTGATCGCGGCCCGCTCCGACGGCGGAGTCCGCATGGTCGAGACGCCGACGCACGCGGCTCCGTGACCACGACCGTCCTCTCCCCTCCCCGCGACGCAGAGGCGGACGCGCCGTGCGCGCACTGCGCCCTGCCCGTCGGCCCCCGACCTGCGCGGACGGCAGCGGGCGAGGCGTGCTGCTGCACCGGCTGCGCGGTCGTCCGCGACGCGCTCGCCGAGGCGGGCTTCCAGGCAACGGTAGACCGGCTCCGCGAGGTCGCGCCCGGGCGGCGGGAGCGCCCCCAGACACCCGAGGCGCTGGCGCTGGCCGAACTCGACCACGCGGCCTTTCTGGAATCCTCCACCCGCCCCGTCGACGGTGGGCGCGAGGCAGACCTGTTCGTGGACGGCGTCCACTGCGCGGCCTGCGTGTGGGTCGTCGAGCGGCTGCCACACGAGATGCCGGGCGTGACGGCTGCCCGACTGGACCTCCCGCGCGCCCGCCTCACGCTGACCTTCGACCCCGAGCGGGTGCGCCTGAGCGAGGTCGGGCGGTGGCTGGCGCGGTTCGGCTACGCTGCGCGTCCCTCCCGGCCCGAGGCGGGCACGGCGACGGACGCCGAGCGGGCTCTGCTGGTGCGGATGGGGATCGCGTGGGCGCTGGCGGGCAACGTGATGCTGATCGCCTTCGCCCTCTACAGCGGCCTCGACGCCGACCCGACGGCGCCGCTGGCGAGCGCCGCCCGGTGGCTCAGCCTCGCGCTGATCGTGCCGGCGGTCGGGTACGGGGCCGCTCCCTTCTTCCTGCGCGCGTGGGCCTCAGCGCAGGCGGCGTGGCGGGCACGCAGCGTGCGGCACCTCCACCTCGACACGCCGATCGCGCTGGGCATCGCCGTCGGCGCCGGGCAGAGCGCGTGGGCGACGGTGACCGGCCGCGGCGAGGTCTGGTTCGACTCGGTCGCCGTCCTGATCGCGGCGCTGCTGACGGCCCGCTGGCTCCAGCTCCGGAGCCGCCGTCGGGCGGGCGAGGCGTCCGAGCGGCTGCTCGCGCTCGTGCCCCGCGTGGCCCGCCGCGTCGGACCCGACGGCACGGCGTCCGCCGTGGACCTGGGCGAGATCCGCCCCGGCGACCTCGTGGAGGTTCCCCCCGGCGAGGTGGTGCCGGTCGACGGCGCCGTGGAGACGGGCGCCAGCCGCCTCGACCGAGCCGCGCTGACCGGCGAGGCCCGACCCGAGCCCGTCCGCCCCGGCGACGCCGTCGAGGCGGGGACGACCAACCTGACGGCGCCGCTGCGCGTGCGGGCGGTCGCCGTCGGCGAGGCGACGCGCGTGGGGCGCCTGCTGGCGTGGGTCGAGCGCGGCGAGGTGCGGCGCGCGCCCGTGGTCCTCTGGGCCGACCGCCTCGGGGGCGCCTTCGTGCTGGCCGTGCTCGCGCTGGCCGCGGCGACGGCGGCTCTGTGGGCAGTCCTCGACCCGGCGCAGATGCCGTCCCACCTCGCCGCGCTGCTCGTCATCACCTGCCCGTGCGCCCTCGGCATGGCGACGCCCCTCGCGCTTTCGGTCGCCTCGGGCCGCGCCGCCCGCGCGGGCGTGTTCGTCAAGTCCGAGGAGGCCGTCCAGCGGCTCACCGAGGTGGACACGGTCGTGCTCGACAAAACGGGCACGCTCACGGAGGGCCGGATGGACCTGGCGGAGACACACGGCTCGGAGGCCGCCATCGACCTCGCGGCGGCGCTCGAAGCCCACGCCACGCACCCCGTCGCGGACGCCTTCGTGCGCGCTCGCGGCGCCGGGGCCGGGCCGGTGACCTGCGTCGAGGCGGAGGCCGGGGCGGGGATCCGCGGCGTGGTCGCCGGCCACGCCGTCGTCGTCGGACGGCCGGACTGGGTCGCCGGGCAGACGCCGAGCCCTCTCCCTGCCGACCTCCGGCACGCCTTCCGGGGGGCCGCCGAGCGCGGACGAACGCCCGTCGCCATCGTCGTCGACGGGGCATGGGCGGGTGGCGTCGGCGTCGGCGACCGGCTTCGTCCCGAGGCCGCCGCGCTCGTCCGCCGCCTCCAGGCCGATGGGACCGCCGTCCACCTGCTCTCCGGCGATGACCCGGCCGTGGTCGCCGCCGTGGCCCGCGAACTGGGCATCGCCGAGGCACACGGAGGCGTCTCGCCCGAGGCCAAGCGCGACCGCATCGCCGCGCTCCAAGCCGAGGGACGCGTCGTGGCGATGGTCGGCGACGGCGTCAACGACGCCGCGGCGCTCCGTCAGGCAGACGTG from Rubrivirga sp. SAORIC476 encodes the following:
- the ccoG gene encoding cytochrome c oxidase accessory protein CcoG, encoding MSAFIPADAVGILDSPEDVLSTLHADGSRRWLYPTPSTGRFWRRRLLVGWGLIAFFVALPIVKIGGRPAVLLDVAAREFTFFGFTFYPTDTFFLMLLGIALLVSVALLTALLGRVWCGWGCPQTVYLEFLYRPVERFIEGPEHVRARRDAGGWTLDKAWRKAAKWGVYVVVSAFLAHTFTAYVVGWERLIGWMTGPPTEHWPYFVMATLTTGLVLFDFGIFREQMCTITCPYARFQSVLLDPDSLIVSYDPARGEPRAKRGKKALAAEATGEAPPLGDCIDCAACVRTCPTGIDIRDGLQMECIACTQCIDACDAIMDRLDLRRGLIRYTSERALEGAPTRVVRGRTVAYGLLLLAVGTVFTIALATRQPYDIDLGRAVGDPFVELADGTVANRFRLRVRNQTATDGSVRLDLLAPEGGTLRVGAVQPVPVASRAMARVEGFLVVPEAAFGGDAQTPAVVRLTFADGSTRDVPFTLLGPSR
- a CDS encoding heavy metal translocating P-type ATPase; translated protein: MTTTVLSPPRDAEADAPCAHCALPVGPRPARTAAGEACCCTGCAVVRDALAEAGFQATVDRLREVAPGRRERPQTPEALALAELDHAAFLESSTRPVDGGREADLFVDGVHCAACVWVVERLPHEMPGVTAARLDLPRARLTLTFDPERVRLSEVGRWLARFGYAARPSRPEAGTATDAERALLVRMGIAWALAGNVMLIAFALYSGLDADPTAPLASAARWLSLALIVPAVGYGAAPFFLRAWASAQAAWRARSVRHLHLDTPIALGIAVGAGQSAWATVTGRGEVWFDSVAVLIAALLTARWLQLRSRRRAGEASERLLALVPRVARRVGPDGTASAVDLGEIRPGDLVEVPPGEVVPVDGAVETGASRLDRAALTGEARPEPVRPGDAVEAGTTNLTAPLRVRAVAVGEATRVGRLLAWVERGEVRRAPVVLWADRLGGAFVLAVLALAAATAALWAVLDPAQMPSHLAALLVITCPCALGMATPLALSVASGRAARAGVFVKSEEAVQRLTEVDTVVLDKTGTLTEGRMDLAETHGSEAAIDLAAALEAHATHPVADAFVRARGAGAGPVTCVEAEAGAGIRGVVAGHAVVVGRPDWVAGQTPSPLPADLRHAFRGAAERGRTPVAIVVDGAWAGGVGVGDRLRPEAAALVRRLQADGTAVHLLSGDDPAVVAAVARELGIAEAHGGVSPEAKRDRIAALQAEGRVVAMVGDGVNDAAALRQADVGVAVGGGSTAALVAADVFLTRPGIGALVETLDGAGQAMQTVRRLLALSLAYNVLGASAALAGLVTPLVAAAAMPVSSLAVVGLALTQPSFRRRRP